A genome region from Pseudanabaena sp. Chao 1811 includes the following:
- a CDS encoding S-methyl-5'-thioadenosine phosphorylase, whose amino-acid sequence MTVNAQIGIIGGSGLYKMSALTDIQEINIDTPFGKTSDAFIYGKLAGTPVVFLARHGRSHHLLPTEVPYRANIYALKSLGVEYIISASAVGSLQEYARPLDIVLPDQFIDRTTSRTSTFFGEGIVAHVAFGEPICKSLLSVVASAAESIDLGRNKVHKGGIYLCMEGPAFSTKAESLLYRSWGAKVIGMTNLTEAKLAREAEIAYATIALVTDYDCWHDDHESVTVDMIIQNLQKNAVNAQQVIQNAVAKIAANPPKSEAHHALKTSILTDLSKVSSASRDRLKVILQKYL is encoded by the coding sequence ATGACAGTCAACGCACAAATTGGCATTATTGGCGGCAGTGGACTCTACAAAATGTCTGCCCTAACTGATATTCAAGAAATTAATATTGATACTCCCTTCGGCAAAACTTCCGATGCCTTTATCTATGGCAAGCTTGCAGGAACACCCGTAGTATTTTTAGCGAGACATGGGCGATCGCACCATTTGCTACCAACGGAAGTCCCCTATCGCGCCAATATCTATGCCCTGAAAAGTCTAGGCGTAGAATACATTATTTCTGCTTCGGCGGTTGGCTCATTACAGGAATATGCCCGCCCCCTTGATATTGTGCTTCCCGATCAGTTTATCGATCGCACCACCAGCCGCACATCAACATTCTTTGGTGAAGGCATTGTTGCTCACGTTGCCTTTGGTGAACCCATTTGTAAGTCGCTTCTATCAGTTGTTGCCTCTGCTGCCGAAAGCATCGATTTAGGTCGTAACAAAGTTCATAAGGGTGGTATTTATCTCTGTATGGAGGGGCCAGCTTTCTCTACCAAGGCAGAATCTTTGCTCTATCGTAGTTGGGGCGCTAAGGTAATTGGCATGACTAATCTCACCGAGGCAAAGCTCGCCCGTGAAGCGGAAATCGCCTATGCCACGATCGCTTTAGTGACCGATTATGATTGCTGGCATGACGATCATGAAAGCGTCACCGTAGATATGATCATCCAAAATTTACAAAAAAATGCGGTTAATGCTCAACAGGTAATTCAAAATGCTGTGGCAAAAATTGCCGCGAATCCACCAAAGTCAGAAGCCCATCATGCTCTCAAAACTTCAATCTTAACTGATTTGAGTAAAGTGTCTAGCGCTAGTCGCGATCGCCTCAAAGTAATTTTGCAAAAATATCTCTAA
- the hslO gene encoding Hsp33 family molecular chaperone HslO, protein MSDRLIRAIAADARVRVVGVNITQSINEAYRRHRLSAVATAALGRAMSASLLLASNMKQPQARVNIRVAGDGGLGLVYADAGFDGTVRGFVSNPHFELPALTDGQQDVGKAIGAAGLLKVLRDVGYGEPYSSTVELISGNIADDVAWFLASSEQTYSKLILTEVLDHEAIAKAEQQSAIADAPVKFAAGLLLQIMPKAALRAAKTSNFSQADLLAQLEAKSDIANFNDLLTQGKEIEEVMTDLFSDLGIEILPMSKDVRFHCRCTAERMLAAMKMFGEEDLRAMIADDKGAEATCHFCSEVYRATTEQLNDLLKELQVEAAAQKA, encoded by the coding sequence ATGAGCGATCGCTTAATTCGCGCTATTGCCGCCGATGCTAGAGTCAGAGTTGTTGGGGTAAATATCACCCAATCCATTAATGAAGCATACCGCCGCCATCGCTTATCCGCAGTAGCTACCGCCGCCCTAGGTCGTGCCATGAGTGCCAGTTTATTGCTTGCTTCAAATATGAAACAGCCGCAAGCAAGAGTAAACATTAGGGTCGCAGGCGATGGCGGATTAGGGTTAGTTTACGCAGATGCGGGATTTGATGGGACTGTGCGCGGTTTTGTCTCCAATCCCCATTTCGAGTTGCCTGCCCTTACCGATGGTCAACAAGACGTTGGCAAAGCGATCGGTGCAGCAGGTTTACTTAAAGTTTTACGAGATGTTGGTTATGGTGAACCCTACAGCAGCACCGTTGAGTTAATTTCGGGCAATATTGCGGATGATGTGGCTTGGTTTCTCGCTTCCTCAGAGCAAACCTATTCCAAATTAATTCTCACTGAAGTCCTTGATCATGAGGCGATCGCTAAGGCTGAGCAGCAATCAGCAATTGCCGATGCCCCAGTTAAATTTGCCGCAGGATTGTTATTGCAAATTATGCCCAAAGCTGCGTTAAGGGCGGCGAAAACCTCTAATTTTTCACAGGCGGATTTACTTGCCCAATTAGAAGCAAAAAGCGATATTGCTAATTTTAATGATTTGCTGACACAGGGTAAGGAGATCGAAGAAGTTATGACCGATCTCTTTTCAGACCTAGGGATCGAGATTTTGCCAATGAGTAAAGATGTGCGTTTTCATTGCCGATGTACGGCTGAACGTATGTTAGCAGCAATGAAAATGTTTGGAGAAGAAGACCTACGCGCGATGATTGCCGATGATAAAGGTGCTGAGGCAACCTGTCATTTCTGTAGCGAGGTATATCGCGCCACCACCGAACAGCTAAATGACTTGTTAAAAGAATTGCAGGTTGAGGCAGCAGCTCAAAAAGCTTAA
- a CDS encoding late competence development ComFB family protein produces MESCRNVLIEFVCREAHAQVQSLGIGIRHKYNADEVIAYTLNRLPPMFASTDVGLIQKRQECIAIQDKITKITRQALIAVRRDPLREPKPLADIELANAPYALLGIQDLLGWENLMWCDVPKAIEESLESAIAKFNSGNLAPRQSRYGALGRPQIHSQSYLQRNAQKHSVAPESKQKSYEIYMLESRHFVHSLERLVVKMAQNRAQKFSPTELRFIRLEDVLAITLNQLPPLYATSEKGLNHLRYYAQMNIGSEVAIMVHEAMLEVRKNNYQSISPLMFHKIRHEREQALVKVQKLLLNPEVKWQNLLEIVSQSLDLAKKGQVCWERAASKSISR; encoded by the coding sequence ATGGAATCTTGTCGAAATGTTCTAATCGAATTTGTCTGTAGGGAGGCTCATGCTCAGGTGCAGAGCTTGGGGATTGGGATTAGACATAAATATAATGCTGATGAGGTTATTGCTTATACATTAAATCGATTGCCTCCTATGTTTGCTTCAACAGATGTGGGATTAATCCAAAAGAGGCAAGAATGTATCGCTATTCAAGACAAAATCACTAAGATCACTCGCCAAGCGCTGATTGCCGTTCGTCGTGATCCATTACGAGAACCTAAACCCTTAGCAGATATTGAGTTAGCCAATGCTCCTTATGCTTTGCTTGGTATCCAAGATTTATTAGGCTGGGAAAATCTAATGTGGTGTGATGTTCCTAAAGCTATAGAAGAGTCTTTAGAAAGTGCGATCGCTAAATTTAATTCGGGAAATCTAGCACCAAGGCAAAGTCGGTATGGAGCTTTGGGAAGACCACAGATACATAGCCAAAGTTATTTGCAGAGAAATGCTCAAAAACATAGCGTAGCTCCCGAATCTAAACAGAAATCATACGAAATCTATATGCTAGAATCGCGGCATTTTGTCCATTCCTTAGAAAGACTGGTGGTGAAAATGGCGCAAAACCGAGCGCAAAAATTTTCACCTACTGAACTCAGATTTATCCGTCTTGAAGATGTACTTGCCATTACCTTAAATCAATTACCGCCACTATATGCAACTTCTGAAAAAGGGTTAAATCATCTACGTTATTACGCCCAAATGAACATTGGTTCTGAAGTTGCGATCATGGTTCATGAAGCAATGCTAGAAGTCCGGAAAAACAACTATCAGTCAATTTCTCCGTTAATGTTTCATAAAATTCGTCATGAGAGGGAGCAAGCGTTAGTGAAAGTGCAGAAATTACTGCTAAATCCTGAAGTCAAGTGGCAAAATTTGCTGGAAATAGTATCGCAATCTTTGGATTTAGCTAAAAAAGGACAGGTTTGCTGGGAGAGAGCAGCTTCTAAATCAATAAGCAGGTAA
- a CDS encoding chemotaxis protein CheW gives MHTVFEQADYQDVKTNEPTTVKLNTYLKFAIDPHTIGLLESEFTQEVLTVKAAHVMPVPNKPSCILGILSRHRRVYWAIDLAMLLGLQPLNQTMQLYEVILTSVQELAIALIVPSITGIVHLPSNYFEHDLSSIPTTLKPYLKGYIHERERKEISYLLQAESILKSTILHS, from the coding sequence ATGCACACAGTGTTTGAGCAAGCTGATTATCAAGATGTGAAAACGAATGAACCAACCACAGTAAAACTTAATACCTATTTGAAGTTTGCGATCGATCCTCATACCATCGGTTTACTGGAAAGTGAATTCACACAGGAAGTTTTGACGGTTAAGGCAGCCCATGTCATGCCTGTACCAAATAAACCATCTTGTATTTTAGGAATTTTAAGTCGTCATCGTCGGGTGTATTGGGCAATTGATCTAGCGATGCTGTTAGGACTACAGCCTCTCAATCAAACCATGCAACTTTATGAGGTAATTCTTACATCCGTACAAGAACTGGCGATCGCTTTGATAGTACCTAGCATTACAGGAATTGTGCATCTACCAAGCAATTATTTTGAACATGATCTCTCTTCTATACCAACAACGCTGAAGCCCTATCTGAAAGGATATATTCACGAGAGAGAAAGAAAAGAAATCTCCTATCTACTCCAAGCAGAAAGTATTTTAAAGTCAACCATTTTACATTCCTAA
- a CDS encoding ubiquinol-cytochrome c reductase iron-sulfur subunit — translation MDRRKLLSWFGLGWLASLLPSSLLGCSDSNPSNTSSSSPASDSPAKSAPESVAAAPSFKSIGTVAQLDKDGSLVSSDKKIAVVRDPKDKTKLLAVNTACTHKGCTVLWKSDKKQYVCPCHDAEFAANGSVIAGPAKTPLPTYAAKIEKDQVVVSA, via the coding sequence ATGGATCGCCGTAAGTTACTTTCTTGGTTTGGTTTAGGATGGTTGGCGAGTTTACTTCCCTCATCTCTACTGGGGTGTAGTGACTCTAACCCCTCCAATACCTCATCGTCGTCTCCTGCATCAGATTCTCCAGCTAAATCAGCGCCAGAAAGTGTAGCTGCTGCACCTAGTTTTAAATCAATCGGCACGGTTGCTCAACTCGACAAGGATGGCTCTCTAGTCTCGTCTGACAAAAAAATTGCTGTAGTTCGCGATCCTAAGGACAAGACTAAGTTATTAGCCGTCAATACCGCCTGTACCCATAAAGGCTGTACGGTACTTTGGAAATCTGACAAAAAACAGTATGTTTGCCCTTGTCATGATGCTGAGTTTGCCGCCAATGGCTCGGTAATTGCAGGACCTGCTAAGACCCCCCTCCCTACCTATGCTGCTAAAATCGAGAAGGATCAGGTCGTAGTTAGTGCCTAG